The genomic window TGGCTTTGAACGTGTTGCCCGCGCCGTCCCCTTTTTCGAGCTGGTATTTCGCATTCTCGAAATCCGGTTTGAACCCGAAGTTCCTCTCGACATCCCCGCCGATGCCCGGACGGCTCTCGATCTGGCTCAACTCATAAACCGATTGCGCGTTGTCCGTAACGGGTCCGTAACTATCCACCGCAATGGTCACCGGCCCCATGCCGAGAAAGCCGAAAGCCACAAGGCCGAACGCAAAAATCGGCGCGGCGAAAACAAACTTCGCCGGCATGAGCGCCAGCAAAGCCGGGTGCTGGGAGAAATAATACGAAACCGCCATGAGCAGCAGGATGCACAGCCCCATCCAAAACGCGGAGAAATTGCCGGCCACAAAGCCAGAAAGGATATTCAGAGATGCGCCGCCGTGCTTGGAACAACTCGTCACTTCGCGAACATGGCGCGAGGTCGTGCTGACGAACACCTTCGTGAATTCCGGAATCAGCGCGCCTGCCACTGTGCCGCAACTGATAATCACCGACAGCACCCACCACAACGCCGGCTGCGCGACACCCGCGGCGTCCTGGAAATTGCCCAGCAGCATTTTGCTGGCGACGAAGGTCACGGCGATGGACACCGCCGAGGTGATCCAGACCAGGTGCGTCAGAGGAGCTTCAAAGTCGAAATCCTTCTTCCCTCCAAACATGACTTTGCTGAGAGCTTCATTGACGAAATAGGACCCGAGCGAGGTCACGATCATGAGCGAGCGCATCACGAACAGCCAGATGATGAGCGTCGCGCAGATGGTCGCGTTGGCCGCCAGCGCCAGCGCCAGAAAAGCGATCAACGCCACGCCCGTCACGCCGTAGGTCTCAAAGCCGTCCGCCGTAGGCCCGACGGAATCGCCCGCGTTATCTCCGGTGCAGTCCGCAATCACCCCCGGATTCTTCGGATCGTCTTCCGGAAGCTTGAAGACGATTTTCATCAAATCCGAGCCGATGTCTGCAATCTTGGTGAAGATGCCGCCGCAAATGCGGAGCACACTGGCGCCGAGCGATTCGCCGATGGCGAAGCCGATGAAGCAAGGCCCGACGAGTTCGCGCGGGAGGAACAGGATGCAAATCATGAAGAACAACTCAACGGCCACGAGCAGCAAGCCGACGCTCATGCCGGAACGCAGAGGAATCCCCAGCGTGGCCAGCGGATTACCCTTGAGCGCTGAGAACGCGGTGCGGGAGTTCGACACGGTGTTGATTCGAATGCCGAACCAGGCCACGCCGTAGGAACCAAGAATTCCAAGAACGGAAGCGAGGAGGATGACGGCGACATTTCGAACCACATGGCTCGCGGCCATGGGCTGGCCGCCGGGGTCTTTGTGCTCGGTCAGGAATCCGAAATAATAGACCATGCACGCTGCGATCAGAAGCCAGAGGATGACCAAGAACTTGCCTTGTTGGATCAGATACGTTTTGCACGTCTCCCAAATCAGGTTGGAAACCTGGCGCATGGAGTCATGGACCGGCAGATTTCGCGTCTGCCGGTATTGCACCAGGCCGAACGCCGCGCCAATCCCGCACACGATCAATCCAAGGTACATCAGCGTGGTTCCGGCGACTTCCGAGCCGCCTATCGAGAATTTCACAGCTCCTAGATCAGGGATCTTGATGTCCGCTTCGCCGGCGATGACGGGAAGGGAAGTCAGATTCAAGACTGC from Verrucomicrobiota bacterium includes these protein-coding regions:
- a CDS encoding sodium-translocating pyrophosphatase → MLKRNLGFLGAVLIAVLNLTSLPVIAGEADIKIPDLGAVKFSIGGSEVAGTTLMYLGLIVCGIGAAFGLVQYRQTRNLPVHDSMRQVSNLIWETCKTYLIQQGKFLVILWLLIAACMVYYFGFLTEHKDPGGQPMAASHVVRNVAVILLASVLGILGSYGVAWFGIRINTVSNSRTAFSALKGNPLATLGIPLRSGMSVGLLLVAVELFFMICILFLPRELVGPCFIGFAIGESLGASVLRICGGIFTKIADIGSDLMKIVFKLPEDDPKNPGVIADCTGDNAGDSVGPTADGFETYGVTGVALIAFLALALAANATICATLIIWLFVMRSLMIVTSLGSYFVNEALSKVMFGGKKDFDFEAPLTHLVWITSAVSIAVTFVASKMLLGNFQDAAGVAQPALWWVLSVIISCGTVAGALIPEFTKVFVSTTSRHVREVTSCSKHGGASLNILSGFVAGNFSAFWMGLCILLLMAVSYYFSQHPALLALMPAKFVFAAPIFAFGLVAFGFLGMGPVTIAVDSYGPVTDNAQSVYELSQIESRPGIGGDVERNFGFKPDFENAKYQLEKGDGAGNTFKATAKPVLIGTAVVGATTMVFGIIMLLESMYEQQVASGIAGAFKPVVNALSIVQPEIILGLIMGGAVIYWFTGASCQAVVTGAYRAVVYIKENMKLDSTTASEKDSKEVVRICAVYAQKGMWNIFIVVFCLALALAFFNPYFFIGYLVGIAFFGLFQAIFMANAGGAWDNAKKIVEVDLREKGTELHAATVVGDTVGDPFKDTSSVAMNPVIKFTTLFGLLAVEIAVTMQSQATKTFIGAVFFLIALVFVYRSFYSMRIPQEKA